The proteins below come from a single Aptenodytes patagonicus chromosome 2, bAptPat1.pri.cur, whole genome shotgun sequence genomic window:
- the ARL4A gene encoding ADP-ribosylation factor-like protein 4A, with the protein MGNGLSDQTPILSSLPSFQSFHIVILGLDSAGKTTVLYRLQFNEFVNTVPTKGFNTEKIKVTLGNSKTVTFHFWDVGGQEKLRPLWKSYTRCTDGIVFVVDSVDVERMEEAKTELHKITRISENQGVPVLIVANKQDLRNSLSLSEIEKMLAMSELSSSTPWHLQPTCAIIGDGLKEGLEKLHDMIIKRRKMLRQQKKKR; encoded by the coding sequence ATGGGGAATGGACTCTCGGACCAGACGCCGATCCTCTCCAGCCTGCCTTCTTTCCAGAGTTTCCACATTGTCATCTTGGGACTGGACTCCGCTGGAAAGACGACCGTGCTCTACAGGCTGCAGTTCAATGAGTTCGTCAACACTGTCCCCACTAAAGGATTTAATACGGAGAAAATCAAAGTGACGCTGGGCAACTCGAAAACGGTCACTTTCCACTTCTGGGATGTGGGCGGCCAGGAGAAGCTAAGGCCGCTGTGGAAGTCGTACACAAGGTGCACCGATGGCATTGTGTTTGTGGTGGACTCTGTCGATGTTGAGAGAATGGAGGAGGCCAAAACAGAACTTCATAAAATTACTAGGATATCTGAAAATCAAGGAGTGCCTGTCCTAATCGTTGCTAACAAGCAGGACTTGAGGaactctctctccctttctgaaATCGAGAAAATGTTAGCAATGAGTGAGCTGAGTTCTTCGACTCCCTGGCATTTGCAGCCTACCTGTGCAATCATTGGAGATGGACTCAAAGAGGGACTGGAGAAACTACATGATATGATAATTAAGCGAAGGAAAATGTTGAGgcagcagaaaaagaagagatga